A single window of Cyanobium sp. AMD-g DNA harbors:
- the galE gene encoding UDP-glucose 4-epimerase GalE, which yields MTLLVTGGAGYIGSHAVRALQKAGFKPVVLDNLVYGHRRIVEEVLDVPLVVGQLGERDLLNQVLRGEHPACGGEPVQAVLHFAAYAYVGESVQDPAKYYRNNLADSLTLLEALVEPVRTGTGPAIPIVFSSTCATYGIPDTVPISEDTPQRPINPYGRSKWMVEQLLTDFGEAYGLPSVIFRYFNAAGADPAGDLGEDHTPETHLIPLVLEALAGRRSGVEVYGDDYPTPDGTCIRDYIHVCDLADAHVLGLKLLLARGGQHVYNLGNGTGCSVQEVLDTARRVTQRELQVRIAPRRKGDPPVLVASAELARQELGWTPEFPDLATIIGQAWAWHQRDAQTLAP from the coding sequence ATGACCCTGCTCGTCACCGGCGGTGCCGGCTACATCGGCAGCCACGCCGTGCGCGCTCTGCAGAAGGCGGGCTTCAAGCCGGTCGTGCTCGACAACCTGGTCTATGGCCATCGCCGCATTGTGGAGGAGGTGCTGGATGTGCCCCTGGTGGTGGGGCAGTTGGGCGAGCGGGACCTGCTCAATCAGGTTCTGCGTGGCGAGCATCCCGCCTGCGGCGGCGAGCCCGTTCAAGCCGTGCTGCACTTTGCCGCCTATGCCTACGTGGGCGAATCCGTGCAGGATCCGGCCAAGTATTACCGCAACAACCTGGCTGATTCCCTGACTCTGCTGGAAGCCCTGGTGGAGCCGGTACGCACCGGCACGGGGCCGGCGATCCCGATCGTGTTCTCGTCCACCTGTGCCACCTACGGCATTCCCGACACGGTTCCGATCAGCGAAGACACCCCCCAGCGGCCGATCAATCCCTACGGCCGCAGCAAGTGGATGGTGGAGCAGCTGCTTACCGATTTCGGTGAGGCCTATGGCCTGCCGAGCGTGATCTTCCGCTACTTCAACGCTGCCGGTGCTGATCCCGCCGGAGATCTCGGCGAAGACCACACGCCGGAAACCCATCTGATTCCGCTGGTGCTGGAAGCTCTGGCGGGGCGGCGTTCAGGGGTGGAGGTGTACGGCGACGACTACCCCACCCCGGATGGCACCTGCATCCGCGATTACATCCATGTCTGTGATCTGGCGGATGCCCATGTGCTGGGGCTCAAGCTGCTTCTGGCCAGGGGCGGGCAGCACGTGTACAACCTGGGCAACGGTACGGGTTGTTCGGTGCAGGAGGTGCTGGATACCGCACGGCGTGTGACGCAACGCGAGTTGCAGGTGCGGATCGCCCCGCGCAGGAAGGGAGACCCTCCTGTACTGGTGGCCAGTGCCGAGCTGGCACGGCAGGAGCTCGGCTGGACGCCTGAGTTCCCCGATCTGGCCACGATCATCGGGCAGGCCTGGGCCTGGCATCAGCGTGATGCGCAGACCTTGGCGCCATGA
- a CDS encoding CCA tRNA nucleotidyltransferase, giving the protein MTVSVIDPGDFSLPPRLLAAFHRSADCAVLAVVGGAVRDLLLHRVHRDPLRGLPDLDLVVALAPGADPADPRPAAHRLAETLLEDTPAAAVGYCQFHPAFGTVELELDGILLDLASARSETYPAPGENPIVSYGSLEDDLARRDFSINAMALVFAVPGPGLRLLDPHGGSGDLARRQLRLLHDRSLEDDPTRIVRAARYAARMGFTLAPASLDQLRSTLARWPWGRRDPAAKAGRVPPALGTRLRMELELLLDREPWEEALTCLQSWGALVLVDPALQADVTWRRRLRWARRCGLPLLAALLAGGETASAVATRLQLPHGQQRLLAQLALLRQAWRDSEAPPSTALAWSTFLERPGWSPEAVALALVSGALPRRPLLRWWCRWRHLASPVAAADLIAAGLKPGPALGERLRRLRGERLQLERV; this is encoded by the coding sequence ATGACGGTCTCCGTGATCGATCCCGGGGATTTCTCCCTGCCGCCCCGTCTGCTGGCCGCCTTCCATCGATCGGCGGACTGCGCCGTGCTGGCCGTCGTGGGCGGTGCCGTGCGGGATCTGCTGCTGCATCGGGTGCACCGCGATCCCCTCCGGGGCCTGCCGGATCTCGACCTGGTGGTGGCGTTGGCCCCGGGGGCCGACCCGGCCGATCCGCGCCCGGCGGCCCATCGCCTGGCCGAGACGCTGCTGGAGGACACCCCGGCCGCGGCGGTGGGCTACTGCCAGTTCCATCCCGCCTTCGGCACCGTCGAGCTGGAGCTCGACGGGATCCTGCTGGACCTGGCCAGCGCCCGAAGTGAGACCTACCCAGCCCCTGGTGAGAACCCCATCGTCTCCTACGGCTCCCTGGAGGATGATCTCGCCCGCAGGGACTTCAGCATCAATGCCATGGCCTTGGTGTTCGCCGTCCCCGGGCCGGGTTTGCGTCTGCTGGATCCCCACGGTGGCAGCGGCGATCTGGCCCGGAGGCAGTTGCGTCTTCTGCATGACCGAAGCCTGGAAGACGATCCCACCCGGATCGTGCGGGCCGCCCGCTACGCCGCCCGGATGGGGTTCACCCTGGCGCCTGCCAGCCTGGATCAGCTGCGCTCCACCCTGGCCCGCTGGCCTTGGGGGAGGCGCGATCCGGCAGCGAAGGCCGGCCGGGTGCCCCCCGCGCTGGGCACCCGCCTGCGGATGGAGCTGGAACTGCTGCTGGATCGGGAACCCTGGGAAGAGGCCCTGACCTGCCTGCAGTCCTGGGGTGCCCTGGTGCTGGTGGATCCGGCCCTGCAGGCCGACGTCACCTGGCGCCGCCGCCTGCGCTGGGCTCGGCGCTGCGGCTTGCCGCTTCTGGCGGCCCTGCTGGCCGGCGGCGAGACGGCCTCAGCCGTGGCGACGCGGCTGCAGTTGCCCCACGGGCAGCAGCGGCTGCTGGCGCAGCTGGCCCTGCTGCGTCAGGCCTGGCGCGACAGCGAGGCCCCGCCCTCCACGGCCCTGGCCTGGAGCACCTTTCTGGAGCGGCCGGGCTGGTCCCCCGAGGCCGTCGCCCTGGCGCTGGTGAGCGGAGCGCTCCCCCGGCGCCCCCTGCTGCGCTGGTGGTGCCGCTGGCGGCATCTGGCCTCACCGGTGGCGGCGGCCGACCTGATCGCCGCCGGCCTGAAGCCCGGACCGGCCCTCGGGGAGCGCCTGCGCCGACTGCGGGGTGAGCGATTGCAACTGGAGCGGGTCTGA
- a CDS encoding UDP-glucuronic acid decarboxylase family protein, with protein sequence MHRNLITGGAGFLGSHLTDRLMEAGEEVICLDNFYTGRKDNIRHWLGHPNFELIRHDVTEPIRLEVDRIWHLACPASPVHYQFNPIKTAKTSFLGTYNMLGLARRVGARLLMASTSEVYGDPEVHPQPESYRGCVNTIGIRSCYDEGKRIAETLCFDYQRMHGTEIRVMRIFNTYGPRMLPDDGRVVSNFIVQALQGHPLTLYGDGSQTRSFCYVDDLIEGMIRLMNGAHTGPINIGNPGEFTIRQLAERVRDRIQPGLELTTQPLPQDDPLQRQPVIDLARELLGWEPKVSLEEGLEPTIAYFQKRLEQAP encoded by the coding sequence ATGCACCGCAATCTGATCACCGGCGGTGCCGGTTTCCTTGGCTCCCACCTGACCGACCGGCTGATGGAGGCCGGTGAGGAGGTGATCTGCCTCGACAACTTCTACACCGGCCGCAAGGACAACATCCGCCACTGGCTGGGCCATCCCAACTTCGAACTGATCCGCCACGACGTCACCGAGCCGATCCGGCTCGAGGTGGACAGGATCTGGCACCTTGCCTGCCCGGCCTCGCCGGTGCATTACCAGTTCAACCCGATCAAGACGGCCAAGACCAGTTTCCTTGGCACCTACAACATGCTCGGCCTGGCGCGCCGTGTCGGAGCACGGTTGCTGATGGCCAGTACCAGCGAAGTCTATGGCGATCCTGAGGTTCACCCCCAGCCCGAGAGCTACCGGGGTTGTGTCAACACCATCGGCATCCGCTCCTGCTACGACGAGGGCAAGCGCATCGCCGAGACCCTCTGCTTCGATTACCAGCGCATGCACGGCACCGAAATCCGGGTCATGCGGATCTTCAACACCTACGGTCCAAGGATGCTTCCCGATGATGGCCGGGTGGTGAGCAACTTCATCGTGCAGGCCCTGCAGGGGCATCCCCTCACCCTCTACGGCGATGGCAGCCAGACCCGTTCCTTCTGCTATGTGGATGATCTGATCGAGGGCATGATCCGGCTGATGAATGGCGCCCACACCGGCCCGATCAACATCGGCAATCCGGGGGAATTCACCATCCGTCAGCTGGCTGAACGGGTGCGGGACCGCATCCAGCCCGGTCTGGAACTCACCACCCAGCCCCTGCCCCAGGACGATCCGCTGCAGCGCCAGCCCGTGATCGACCTGGCCCGTGAGCTGCTGGGCTGGGAGCCGAAGGTGAGCCTGGAGGAGGGACTGGAGCCCACGATCGCCTACTTCCAGAAGCGGTTGGAGCAGGCTCCATGA
- a CDS encoding ABC transporter ATP-binding protein, whose protein sequence is MFRKSQTFKSLVRLLAQLPRRRKRALIRLIPLAILAGVADLVVVALVARLFTVVVGGENRPSIPWDGVVPEDPRVKVVVLVVAFVSAAWFSSLSKLLLRAFQLRLKASIWRDLSDMAQRKLIAQPYVYFLGESKSDISSMVLINVSRVADIVVLPLLQLASGVFVIALLSAGMLFVGKLLAVGLILGLLAGYLLISTAITPFLRFAARQRILLEMRTNTILSESMRTVLDVQLTGSEPYFERHYQQAGRETIPFIWKADVLPETPRALIEPLGITMIFAAGMLPLLANPDPGALLKIIPFLATVAVTSLKLTPPLQDSFRAITSLRAGLPDLEETLKLIELPETRLTIRSEGVPSPDGVMPKRLIRLKNISYRYPGTDADVLRDISMSIPVGSRVAFVGATGSGKTTTANQLLCLLRPTTGTLQLDGIDVDDADVPAWQANCAYVPQAINLLNSNIIENIAFAEEVDEVDQMRVWEALQAAQLADIVAEFPLGLFTPIGDNGIRLSGGQRQRLALARAFYRNSKFLVLDEATSALDNRTESEVMDAIEVIGRRCTLVVIAHRLSTVMRSDCIFEFEAGRIKASGTFDQLRQRSDTFNDLASFERHLSSPLS, encoded by the coding sequence ATGTTTCGCAAAAGCCAAACCTTCAAGAGTTTGGTGCGGCTTCTGGCCCAATTGCCGAGGCGCCGCAAGCGCGCGTTGATTCGACTGATTCCCCTGGCGATTCTTGCTGGCGTCGCAGACTTGGTCGTGGTGGCTCTGGTGGCCCGCCTGTTCACTGTGGTCGTTGGCGGTGAGAATCGTCCTTCCATCCCCTGGGATGGTGTGGTCCCGGAAGATCCGCGCGTCAAGGTGGTGGTTCTGGTGGTGGCCTTTGTTTCGGCTGCCTGGTTTTCTTCGCTTTCGAAGCTGCTGCTGCGGGCCTTCCAGCTGCGGCTCAAGGCGTCGATCTGGCGTGATCTTTCCGACATGGCCCAGCGCAAGCTGATCGCCCAGCCCTATGTCTATTTTCTGGGCGAATCGAAGTCAGATATCTCTTCAATGGTGCTGATCAACGTGTCGCGCGTCGCGGACATTGTTGTGCTGCCCCTTCTGCAGCTGGCCAGTGGTGTGTTTGTGATCGCCCTGCTCTCCGCCGGCATGCTGTTCGTCGGCAAGTTGCTGGCCGTGGGGTTGATCCTGGGTCTCCTGGCAGGTTATTTATTGATCTCTACTGCCATCACCCCATTCCTTCGCTTTGCCGCTCGGCAACGCATTCTGCTTGAAATGCGAACCAATACGATTCTCTCGGAATCGATGAGAACGGTTCTTGATGTTCAGCTCACAGGCTCCGAACCCTACTTTGAGCGCCATTATCAACAGGCCGGTCGCGAGACCATTCCATTCATCTGGAAGGCTGATGTTCTGCCGGAGACACCACGAGCGCTGATTGAACCGCTGGGCATCACGATGATCTTCGCGGCTGGAATGTTGCCCCTTCTCGCCAATCCGGATCCGGGCGCCCTGTTGAAGATCATTCCGTTCCTGGCCACCGTTGCCGTCACCTCCTTGAAACTCACGCCTCCACTGCAGGACAGTTTCAGGGCCATCACCTCCCTGCGGGCCGGCCTGCCTGACCTGGAGGAAACGCTCAAGTTGATCGAACTTCCCGAGACTCGGCTCACGATTCGCTCTGAAGGTGTCCCCTCCCCCGATGGGGTGATGCCGAAGCGGCTGATTCGCCTCAAGAACATCAGTTATCGCTATCCAGGAACGGATGCCGATGTCCTCCGTGACATCTCCATGTCGATCCCAGTGGGTTCCCGCGTGGCCTTCGTTGGGGCCACCGGCAGCGGCAAGACAACAACCGCCAACCAACTGCTTTGCCTGCTGCGTCCCACCACAGGCACCCTGCAGCTGGATGGAATCGATGTGGATGATGCCGATGTGCCGGCCTGGCAGGCGAACTGCGCCTACGTGCCCCAGGCGATCAACCTGCTCAACAGCAACATCATTGAGAACATCGCCTTTGCCGAGGAGGTTGATGAGGTCGATCAAATGCGGGTCTGGGAGGCCCTCCAGGCCGCCCAGCTAGCCGATATCGTCGCCGAATTTCCCCTGGGGCTGTTCACGCCGATCGGCGATAACGGCATCCGGCTGTCCGGCGGGCAGCGGCAACGGCTGGCCCTGGCACGTGCCTTCTACCGTAATTCCAAGTTCCTGGTGTTGGATGAAGCCACCAGTGCGCTCGACAACCGCACCGAATCCGAGGTGATGGATGCCATTGAGGTGATCGGTCGCCGCTGCACCTTGGTGGTGATCGCCCATCGGCTCTCCACCGTGATGCGCTCTGATTGCATCTTCGAATTTGAAGCCGGTCGTATCAAGGCTTCCGGCACCTTTGATCAACTTCGGCAACGCTCCGATACCTTCAACGATCTTGCCTCTTTCGAGCGGCATCTTTCAAGTCCTCTGAGCTGA
- a CDS encoding glycosyltransferase family 2 protein — MTLPLVTAVVPTRNRRQTTLRFLASMAGQTHGALRVVVVDANSSDGTVAAIRQQHPKVTVLAAGDRDFWAGATNRGVRRALAAGTDYVLTINDDAVVPADYVERMVALAQRHGCGILGSRIDLLAEPGRIWALGTRTDWGTDRFLRLSHHDELASQLDSALAVAEVLPAEAMPGNGVLIRQDIFRRVGLYDDFWLPHYHADSEWVMRAVRRGIDARVTPGVVVLNDFGDEQKRLPFGSLGGLLFTFFHPKSHLYLPAVAAILWRYCPPSQRWPTLRALGGRFLRMKR, encoded by the coding sequence ATGACCCTGCCGCTGGTCACCGCCGTGGTGCCCACCCGCAACCGCCGCCAGACCACCCTGCGCTTCCTGGCCTCCATGGCCGGCCAGACGCACGGCGCCCTGCGGGTCGTGGTGGTGGATGCCAACTCCAGTGACGGCACCGTGGCGGCGATCCGCCAGCAGCATCCCAAGGTGACGGTGCTGGCGGCCGGCGACCGGGATTTCTGGGCCGGTGCCACCAACCGGGGTGTGCGGCGGGCCCTGGCGGCCGGCACCGACTACGTGCTCACCATCAACGACGATGCCGTCGTGCCCGCCGATTACGTGGAGCGGATGGTGGCCCTGGCCCAGCGCCACGGCTGCGGGATCCTGGGCAGCCGCATCGACCTGCTGGCGGAGCCCGGGCGGATCTGGGCCCTGGGCACCCGCACCGACTGGGGCACGGACCGCTTCCTGCGCCTGTCCCACCACGACGAGCTGGCCAGCCAGTTGGATTCGGCGCTGGCGGTCGCGGAGGTGCTCCCTGCCGAGGCGATGCCGGGTAACGGGGTGCTGATCCGCCAGGACATCTTCCGCCGTGTGGGCCTGTATGACGACTTCTGGCTTCCCCACTACCACGCTGATTCCGAATGGGTGATGCGGGCGGTGCGGCGAGGCATCGACGCCCGCGTCACCCCGGGGGTCGTGGTGCTCAACGACTTCGGCGACGAGCAGAAACGGTTGCCCTTCGGCAGCCTGGGGGGCCTGCTGTTCACCTTCTTCCATCCCAAGTCCCACCTCTATCTGCCGGCGGTGGCGGCGATCCTCTGGCGCTACTGCCCCCCCTCCCAGCGTTGGCCCACCCTGCGGGCCCTCGGCGGGCGTTTCCTCAGGATGAAACGGTGA
- a CDS encoding UvrD-helicase domain-containing protein yields MSFLAGLNEAQRRAVDHHTGPLLVVAGAGSGKTRALTHRIAHLIGHHGVDPAQVLAVTFTNKAAREMKERLEVLLAQRLAQSQFGQPWSTLPAREQKQLRSRIYREVIKDLWIGTFHALFARLLRFDIDKFRDPEGLTWTRQFSIYDESDAQSLVKEIVTQEMQLDPKRFEPKKVRWAISSAKNQGWLPERLEEEHPGPRGKHEAEAYRRYRRALAANNALDFDDLLLMPVQLLQQNEQIRHYWHRRFRHVLVDEYQDTNRTQYDLIKLLVANGQAPESFDDWEGRSVFVVGDADQSIYSFRAADFTILMGFQREFGDGSLDGDTGTMVKLEENYRSTATILEAANALIANNSERIDKVLRPTRGEGEPISLTRCDDEIAEAEAVVHRMRMLEAAHPELRWGDMAVLYRTNAQSRAMEESLVRWGLPYIVVGGLRFYDRREIKDVLAYLRLLVNPADTVSLLRVLNVPRRGIGKTTIERLTDAANQLGLPLWEVVSDPEAVRSLAGRSARGVLQFQELISDLSRRLQDAPPSELVQRVMEQSGYLAELLAEATDESEERRRNLQELVNAALQYQEENEEGSLEGFLASAALASDADSKDTEADRVTLMTLHASKGLEFPVVFLVGLEQGLFPSYRSLEDPAALEEERRLCYVGITRAKERLFLSHASERRLWGGMREPAVPSVFLSELPEALLQGDIPRSGGAALRREQRLERLTRVDRDDSQRVAAGGAAGDPANAVRRRSPARAWAVGDRVRHSSFGEGHVTHLFGSGEKTSIAVKFEGMGPKILDPRLAPIEPA; encoded by the coding sequence GTGAGTTTTCTGGCCGGTCTGAACGAGGCCCAGCGGCGGGCGGTTGATCACCACACCGGCCCGCTGCTGGTGGTGGCCGGGGCCGGCAGTGGCAAGACCCGGGCCCTGACCCACCGCATCGCCCACCTGATCGGCCACCACGGGGTGGACCCGGCCCAGGTGCTGGCGGTCACCTTCACCAACAAGGCCGCCCGGGAGATGAAGGAGCGGCTGGAGGTGCTGCTGGCCCAGCGGCTGGCCCAGAGCCAGTTCGGCCAGCCCTGGAGCACCCTGCCGGCCCGGGAGCAGAAGCAGCTGCGCAGCCGCATCTACCGGGAGGTGATCAAGGACCTCTGGATCGGCACCTTCCACGCCCTGTTCGCCCGGCTGCTCCGCTTCGACATCGACAAGTTCCGCGACCCCGAAGGCCTCACCTGGACGCGCCAGTTCTCCATCTATGACGAGAGCGACGCCCAGAGCCTGGTCAAGGAGATCGTCACCCAGGAGATGCAGCTCGATCCCAAGCGTTTCGAGCCCAAGAAGGTGCGCTGGGCGATCAGCAGCGCCAAGAACCAGGGCTGGCTGCCGGAGCGGCTTGAGGAGGAGCATCCCGGCCCCCGCGGCAAGCACGAGGCCGAGGCCTACCGCCGCTACCGGCGCGCCCTGGCCGCCAACAACGCCCTCGACTTCGACGACCTGCTGCTGATGCCGGTGCAGCTGCTGCAGCAGAACGAGCAGATCCGCCACTACTGGCACCGGCGCTTCCGCCATGTGCTGGTGGACGAATACCAGGACACCAACCGCACCCAGTACGACCTGATCAAGCTGCTGGTGGCCAACGGCCAGGCGCCCGAGAGCTTCGACGACTGGGAGGGCCGCTCGGTGTTCGTGGTCGGCGACGCCGACCAGAGCATCTACAGCTTCCGGGCCGCTGACTTCACGATCCTGATGGGGTTCCAGAGGGAGTTCGGCGACGGCTCCCTCGACGGGGATACCGGCACGATGGTGAAGCTGGAGGAGAACTACCGCTCCACCGCCACGATCCTGGAGGCGGCCAACGCCCTGATCGCCAACAACAGCGAGCGCATCGACAAGGTGCTGCGACCCACCCGCGGTGAGGGTGAGCCCATCAGCCTCACCCGCTGCGACGACGAGATCGCCGAGGCCGAGGCGGTGGTGCACCGGATGCGGATGCTGGAGGCGGCTCACCCCGAGCTGCGCTGGGGCGACATGGCCGTGCTGTATCGCACCAACGCCCAGTCCCGCGCCATGGAGGAGTCGCTGGTGCGCTGGGGCCTTCCCTACATCGTCGTGGGAGGCCTGCGCTTCTACGACCGACGCGAGATCAAGGACGTGCTCGCCTACCTGCGCCTGCTGGTCAACCCGGCCGACACCGTCAGCCTGCTGCGGGTGCTGAACGTGCCGCGGCGGGGCATCGGCAAGACCACCATCGAGCGGCTCACCGATGCGGCCAACCAGCTGGGGCTGCCCCTGTGGGAGGTGGTCAGCGATCCGGAGGCGGTGCGCTCCCTCGCCGGCCGTTCCGCCCGGGGGGTGCTGCAGTTCCAGGAACTGATCTCCGACCTCAGTCGCCGTCTGCAGGACGCTCCCCCCTCCGAGCTGGTGCAGCGGGTGATGGAGCAGAGCGGCTACCTGGCCGAGCTGCTGGCCGAGGCCACCGATGAATCGGAGGAGCGGCGCCGCAACCTGCAGGAGCTGGTCAACGCGGCCCTCCAGTACCAGGAGGAGAACGAGGAGGGCTCCCTGGAGGGGTTCCTGGCCTCCGCCGCCCTGGCCAGCGACGCCGACAGCAAGGACACCGAGGCCGACCGGGTCACGCTGATGACCCTGCATGCCAGCAAGGGGCTGGAGTTTCCGGTGGTCTTTCTGGTGGGTCTGGAGCAGGGCCTGTTCCCCAGCTACCGCTCCCTGGAGGACCCCGCCGCCCTTGAGGAGGAGCGTCGCCTTTGCTATGTGGGCATCACCCGCGCCAAGGAACGGCTGTTCCTCTCCCACGCCAGCGAACGGCGGCTCTGGGGCGGCATGCGGGAGCCGGCGGTGCCTTCGGTGTTCCTCTCCGAGCTGCCCGAGGCGCTGCTGCAGGGCGACATCCCCCGCAGCGGCGGCGCGGCCCTGCGGCGGGAGCAGCGGCTGGAGCGGCTCACCCGGGTGGATCGGGACGACAGCCAGCGGGTCGCGGCCGGCGGGGCGGCCGGCGATCCCGCCAATGCGGTGCGGCGCCGCAGCCCGGCCCGCGCCTGGGCCGTGGGAGATCGGGTGCGGCACAGCAGTTTCGGCGAGGGCCATGTCACCCATCTGTTCGGCAGCGGTGAGAAGACCTCCATCGCCGTGAAATTCGAGGGCATGGGGCCGAAGATCCTCGATCCGCGCCTGGCCCCGATCGAACCGGCATGA
- the galE gene encoding UDP-glucose 4-epimerase GalE has product MTQVLLTGGAGFIGSHTCLALLESGHQVVVMDDFSNGSAEALGRVAELAGLGPWRQTSAERWSGAEPGGSRLTLFRGDVRSAQDLDRAFEAADLGGGISAVLHFAGLKAVGESMAQPLRYWDVNVTGTVRLLEAMVRHGCQTLVFSSSATLYGTTDTVPIPETAPLQPINPYGFTKAAVERMLTDVATSAPGWRIALLRYFNPVGAHPSGRIGEDPNGRPNNLFPFLCQVASGRRQQLEVFGGDWPTGDGTGVRDYLHVMDLAEGHGRALDVLQAEPPQLLTLNLGSGHGHSVLELLRTFETTNGLTLPYTVVARRPGDSAVSVADPSQAERRMGWRTRRSLADICRDGWAWQSANPQGYSTNEPQHTAELIGTQHGS; this is encoded by the coding sequence TTGACCCAGGTCCTGCTCACGGGAGGAGCCGGATTCATCGGCAGCCACACCTGCCTGGCCCTGCTGGAATCCGGCCATCAGGTGGTCGTGATGGACGACTTCAGCAACGGCAGTGCCGAAGCTCTGGGCCGCGTGGCCGAATTGGCGGGGCTTGGGCCCTGGCGGCAGACCTCGGCGGAACGCTGGTCAGGGGCGGAGCCTGGGGGCAGCCGTCTCACCCTGTTCCGGGGTGATGTGCGCTCTGCTCAGGATCTCGATCGAGCCTTCGAAGCCGCGGACCTTGGCGGAGGCATCAGCGCCGTGCTCCACTTCGCCGGCCTCAAGGCCGTGGGTGAATCGATGGCCCAGCCGCTGCGCTACTGGGACGTGAACGTCACCGGCACGGTGAGGTTGCTCGAGGCCATGGTCCGCCATGGCTGCCAGACGCTCGTCTTCAGCAGCAGCGCCACCCTTTACGGCACCACCGACACGGTGCCGATCCCCGAAACAGCCCCGCTGCAACCGATCAATCCCTACGGCTTCACCAAGGCCGCCGTCGAGAGAATGCTCACTGACGTGGCCACCAGCGCACCGGGGTGGCGCATCGCCCTGCTGCGTTACTTCAACCCCGTGGGCGCCCACCCCAGCGGACGCATCGGCGAAGACCCCAACGGCCGACCCAACAATCTGTTTCCTTTCCTCTGTCAGGTGGCGAGTGGGCGCCGGCAGCAGCTGGAGGTGTTCGGCGGCGACTGGCCCACGGGCGATGGCACCGGCGTGCGCGATTACCTGCACGTGATGGACCTGGCCGAAGGCCATGGCCGGGCCCTCGACGTGCTCCAGGCGGAACCGCCCCAGCTGCTCACCCTCAACCTGGGCAGCGGCCATGGCCATTCGGTGCTCGAGCTGTTGCGGACCTTCGAAACCACCAACGGCCTGACGCTGCCCTACACCGTGGTGGCACGCCGGCCTGGTGATTCCGCCGTGAGTGTGGCCGATCCCAGCCAGGCGGAACGTCGCATGGGCTGGCGGACCCGGCGCTCCCTGGCGGACATCTGCCGCGATGGCTGGGCCTGGCAGAGCGCCAATCCCCAGGGCTACAGCACCAACGAGCCGCAGCACACAGCGGAGCTCATCGGGACGCAGCACGGGTCCTGA
- a CDS encoding glycosyltransferase has product MTDGRALHPIHFITINYHCSELIIGLIEDTIASGEPDLRFIVVNNSPQDVGVQDWLSSTPHRQRVTLIEAGGNLGFGSGCNLGLRHVWQTDRQALAWLINPDARLDTGAIAYVRQCLRDDTEIAMLGTRIRDPQGDVWFSHGSFNRWSGQLGHRFPGDDCRPTPVRTWPTRWISGCSMLFRLGIFQDCPAFDPQYFLDYEDADISERQHRLGYRLRVTQAVLVEHQVSAITQRAPRAKYQHATFSKLYFLHRHATPLALLLNLLYYTLRPLSFCLSDPARAQGRWWGVGDYLRWCWRRLLRRPGLFHPRTSFTVSS; this is encoded by the coding sequence ATGACCGACGGGCGGGCGCTGCATCCGATCCATTTCATCACGATTAACTATCACTGCAGCGAATTGATCATCGGCCTGATCGAGGACACCATCGCCTCGGGAGAACCTGATCTGCGCTTCATCGTCGTCAACAACTCACCACAGGACGTCGGTGTGCAGGACTGGCTGTCCTCCACACCGCATCGCCAGCGGGTGACCCTGATCGAAGCCGGTGGGAATCTCGGCTTCGGCAGCGGCTGCAATCTGGGCCTCCGCCATGTGTGGCAGACCGACCGTCAGGCCTTGGCCTGGCTGATCAATCCCGATGCCCGCCTCGATACCGGCGCAATCGCCTATGTGAGGCAGTGCCTGCGGGACGATACCGAGATTGCCATGCTCGGCACCCGGATTCGGGACCCCCAGGGCGACGTCTGGTTCAGCCACGGCAGCTTCAACCGCTGGAGCGGCCAGCTGGGCCACCGCTTCCCCGGCGATGACTGCCGCCCCACCCCGGTCCGCACCTGGCCCACCCGCTGGATCTCCGGCTGCAGCATGCTGTTCCGCCTGGGGATCTTCCAGGACTGCCCCGCATTCGACCCCCAGTACTTTCTCGATTACGAGGACGCCGACATCTCCGAGCGCCAGCACCGGCTGGGCTATCGGCTGAGGGTCACCCAGGCCGTGCTCGTGGAGCATCAGGTCTCGGCGATCACCCAGCGGGCCCCACGGGCCAAGTACCAGCACGCCACCTTCAGCAAGCTGTACTTCCTGCACCGCCACGCCACTCCGCTGGCCCTGCTGCTCAACCTGCTGTACTACACGCTCCGGCCCCTGAGTTTCTGCCTCTCCGACCCGGCCCGTGCCCAGGGCCGTTGGTGGGGAGTAGGGGATTATCTGCGCTGGTGCTGGCGACGGCTGCTGCGGCGCCCCGGCCTGTTCCATCCCCGCACCTCCTTCACCGTTTCATCCTGA